In Undibacter mobilis, the following are encoded in one genomic region:
- a CDS encoding VOC family protein, protein MRFLHTMLRVRNLDDALDFYVNKLGLKETRRRVDEKNRYTLVFLAGKDDGEALDVAKKKGRPGPEVELTFNWDTEDYGEARYFGHLAYEVDNIYETCERLMKAGVTINRPPRDGNMAFVRSPDKHSIELLQKGDPLPPQEPWASMKNTGHW, encoded by the coding sequence ATGCGATTTCTGCACACCATGCTGCGCGTCCGCAATCTCGACGACGCGCTCGATTTCTACGTCAACAAGCTCGGCCTGAAAGAGACGCGCCGCCGCGTCGACGAGAAGAACCGCTACACGCTGGTGTTCCTCGCCGGCAAGGACGATGGCGAGGCGCTCGACGTCGCCAAGAAGAAGGGCCGGCCCGGCCCCGAGGTGGAACTCACCTTCAACTGGGACACCGAGGACTACGGCGAAGCCCGCTACTTCGGCCACCTCGCCTATGAGGTCGACAATATCTACGAGACCTGCGAGCGGCTGATGAAGGCCGGCGTCACCATCAACCGGCCGCCGCGCGACGGCAACATGGCTTTCGTGCGCTCGCCCGACAAGCACTCCATCGAACTGCTGCAGAAGGGCGACCCGCTGCCGCCGCAGGAACCCTGGGCCTCGATGAAGAACACCGGGCACTGGTAA
- a CDS encoding SIR2 family NAD-dependent protein deacylase yields MIAPDLDTAIAVLRDLIEDAERIVPFTGAGISTESGIPDFRSPGGLWTKNRPIPFEDYVASVEARREAWRRRFNIEATFAGARPTRGHLALASLYKMGKAAAVVTQNIDNLHQASGIAAQDVIELHGNTTYAVCLDCARRYELGPIRETFEASEEPPDCDCGGIIKTATVSFGQAMPDQPMRRAQELAAHCDLFLSVGSSLVVWPAAGIPLMAKRNGARLVIINRDPTELDDVADLVVRNDIGDVLAPFIGH; encoded by the coding sequence ATGATCGCTCCCGACCTCGACACCGCGATTGCCGTGTTGCGCGACCTCATCGAGGACGCGGAGCGGATCGTGCCGTTCACCGGGGCGGGCATCTCGACAGAGTCCGGCATTCCGGATTTCCGCTCGCCCGGCGGGCTCTGGACCAAAAATCGTCCCATCCCGTTCGAGGACTATGTCGCCAGCGTCGAGGCGCGCCGCGAAGCCTGGCGGCGGCGCTTCAATATCGAGGCGACCTTTGCCGGGGCGCGTCCCACCCGTGGGCATCTTGCCTTGGCGAGCCTCTACAAGATGGGCAAGGCCGCCGCCGTGGTCACGCAGAATATCGATAATCTGCATCAGGCGTCCGGTATTGCAGCGCAAGATGTCATCGAGCTGCATGGCAACACGACCTACGCTGTCTGTCTCGATTGCGCGCGGCGTTATGAGCTGGGGCCGATCCGCGAGACCTTCGAAGCCAGCGAGGAGCCGCCGGATTGCGACTGCGGCGGCATCATCAAGACCGCAACCGTCTCGTTCGGTCAGGCCATGCCGGACCAACCGATGCGGCGGGCGCAGGAACTCGCCGCCCATTGCGATTTGTTCCTGTCGGTCGGTTCGTCTTTGGTGGTCTGGCCGGCGGCCGGCATCCCGCTGATGGCCAAACGCAACGGCGCCAGGCTCGTCATCATCAATCGCGATCCGACAGAACTCGACGACGTTGCCGATCTTGTTGTGCGCAACGACATCGGCGACGTGCTGGCCCCTTTCATCGGGCATTGA
- a CDS encoding cold-shock protein, with the protein MPDTNLRPGLVRDLGDERATDLIEVAGVIKWFDVSKGFGFIVPDNGMPDVLLHVTCLRRDGFQTAYEGARIVVEVQPRPKGLQAFRVVSMDESTAIHPAEIAPRTHVSVTPTSGLERVQVKWFNRLRGFGFLTRGEGTPDIFVHMETLRRFGFAELRPGQTLLVRFGPGPKGLMAAEVRPDGGPLALSSH; encoded by the coding sequence ATGCCAGATACAAATCTCCGACCCGGCTTGGTCCGAGACCTTGGCGATGAACGGGCAACCGATCTCATCGAGGTCGCCGGTGTGATCAAGTGGTTCGATGTGTCGAAGGGCTTCGGCTTCATCGTTCCGGACAACGGCATGCCGGACGTTCTGCTTCACGTCACCTGCCTGCGCCGCGACGGTTTCCAGACCGCCTATGAAGGCGCGCGGATCGTGGTGGAAGTGCAGCCGCGGCCGAAGGGCCTGCAGGCCTTCCGCGTCGTCTCGATGGATGAGTCGACCGCGATCCATCCGGCCGAAATCGCGCCGCGGACCCATGTCAGCGTGACGCCGACCAGCGGGCTCGAGCGCGTCCAGGTCAAGTGGTTCAACCGGCTGCGCGGCTTCGGCTTCCTGACGCGCGGCGAGGGCACGCCCGACATCTTCGTCCACATGGAGACGCTGCGCCGCTTCGGCTTCGCCGAGTTGCGGCCGGGGCAGACCTTGCTGGTGCGCTTCGGGCCCGGGCCCAAGGGGCTGATGGCGGCCGAGGTCCGGCCGGACGGTGGGCCGCTGGCGCTGTCGTCGCACTGA
- a CDS encoding DUF192 domain-containing protein, with protein MLRCRLIAAILFGLWVAVLPARAAGDEGVVTIASKSGVHSFTVELARTEAERAKGLMFRKELAPGHGMLFDFQKDQEVAFWMDNTYVSLDMIFIRGDGTIWRIEENTTPLSTRNVPSRGPVRGVLEVVAGTSRKLGIAPGDKVGHPIFGR; from the coding sequence ATGCTCCGCTGTCGTCTGATCGCCGCGATCCTGTTTGGATTGTGGGTTGCCGTCCTTCCCGCGCGCGCGGCCGGCGACGAGGGTGTGGTGACGATCGCCAGCAAGAGCGGCGTCCATTCCTTCACGGTGGAGCTGGCGCGGACCGAGGCGGAGCGGGCCAAGGGCCTGATGTTCAGGAAGGAGCTGGCGCCGGGTCACGGCATGCTGTTCGATTTCCAGAAGGACCAGGAAGTCGCCTTCTGGATGGACAACACCTATGTCTCGCTCGACATGATCTTCATCCGCGGCGACGGCACCATCTGGCGCATCGAGGAGAACACGACGCCGCTGTCGACGCGCAATGTTCCCTCGCGCGGGCCGGTGCGGGGCGTGCTCGAGGTTGTCGCCGGGACGTCGCGCAAGCTCGGCATCGCGCCGGGCGACAAGGTCGGGCATCCCATTTTCGGCCGCTGA